In the Populus trichocarpa isolate Nisqually-1 chromosome 1, P.trichocarpa_v4.1, whole genome shotgun sequence genome, TACCCAAAAATTTTAGTTGCCATAGCTGGGCCTGAGGAGGAGCATACACATGTATATTATACAAACAGAAAAGGCCTATCAACCTCATCCATAGATAAAAGCATGAACTGTCAAGAAAGCtttatttgacaaaaatataCTTGTGCTTGTgataaaggggaaaaaaagagaacagaACTGGACTCCCAAACCCGAGTTTCTCTAggacaaatatgaaaaaacaatgtGCAAAGGGTATTCAATATCACAGCAAGGAAAAATACACAATGcaatacaaattttatttttcatgaagagGAAAGTCAAAAATCATCAAAGCAGTGTTTTAGGCACCAATAAGACATATTTGTAAGCAACAACTCTTTTGATAGCTTCAATTTGCTTCCATTTCAGATATCAACTTCTAAAAAAAGAACTGGTTTTTCTGCTGAGGTAAGGAACACTAGATTTATACACTATCAGTACTGtcatgtttctctctcttttttgtaaatcttttttaaatgcTTCCAATTTCATTGTATCTCTAATTTTCCTTTGTTCACTGGGCTGACATCTAGATGCACATATGCATAAGAACCCTGCTATCATATAAAAGACAGACGACTATGGATACCGCCCTCTTAAGGTGTTTACAGATGAGAAGAAATGTTAGTCACAAAGAAAAGCTCGAGGTGATTGTATCTGATGAAACATAATGCCATGGTGGATGGGGAGAGAGAGATTAACTTAAATCAGTTTGAAACTAGTTATAACTGATGACAGATAATTGAATTGTTAGACAAGAGCATCTATTTACTTGATAGATCTAACTTACTCTCCACtttgaattttcattttaataatcaTCTCTCTATTCTAACAAATTTAGGTGacgtgtaattattattatgatttctaTTAAGGTGCtgggttatgttttttttacaatcatACGAAGTGACTGGCTTTAGACTTTATATCATAAGAGTTTTACATATCCAaagtaaaaaaggaaagaaacactatatgaaatgctaaaaaaaagttaacccaTTTATGTAATCAGGAAATGAAATATGGTTGATTCATTGGGCGTACTAGATATAAGCTACACAAATAATAGACTTGAATAGAcacaaaaatattgataaatagaAACCTTAAACCATAGAGATGTGTTTCTAATGCAGTAAGATGCCTTTGAAATGCTGTACATTAAATTCtgcatcttttaaaatttaagattaagATGATATTCTctaaagtgtaaagaaaaattcaatctgCACATCTCTtcttctaattattattattatttaaaatctgCACATCCCTAATATTACCCATCTCATTTGATTCATTCTTAACAGTACcattgtatttgtatttaatATGAAGCCCCATAAACTGCAACAATGATATAAAATTAGTTCTAATAATAACAGAGATTCTGCTTATTAGGCACAATTACCCCAAACATAAATGACTCACAAAATTACACacaatttaatctaaaattcaTTCTACTGAAAACTTCTATTGGATATGATATCTCTATATTCTTAAGGGGATGATGTTAGCTACTTAATTATCGTGcataattagaattttatttctttcaacaGAAATAGTTGAAAACAAAACCTTCATGACTTCAGAGCTAAATTATTTAGGTAAAGATTTGTTCACAATTCTACTGGGTAGGCAACTCAATACATAAAGTTTCATACCTCtatttcattatattaaaagtgtCTTTTATACAtttattcaaattatctttCCAATAGCTTTTTGATTCAATAAATTACATTAGTTTTCAATCCTACATTAAGCCTTGACAAAATTTTCATATAGCATGAGTAATCCATGTGTGATGCCTATGCTATGATAATTATTAGGGATAAATGCCAGGATCCTTCTAGCACACCTGTATGAGCAAGATTAAGCTAGACATAGGCAATGGAAAAGGAAAGGGCAAAGAAATGACAGTAAGTAAAATGGGGAGTTAAAAATTTCTGTAAAACCTGAAGAGACAAAGGTCCAAATCCTCTAAAGTGCtcatttttcaaacaaataatcaatttattgtTGTTCATCATAAATTTCATGCGCTCACTCTGAGTCATAATCTGGAAAATAGAGTTTCCTGACCAAATTAGCATAAAGATTAGATTGACAAGACAAAAATGTGACCATTCACTTCTGGACTTAAATCACAACAACAATAGCTGAGGGACATTGTTCAAGTTCTAGAAGAGTCAAGAGCATCCATTTCGAGCAGCAATGTCAAACAAGAAAATTTTGGAAGTGCATCCCATCAAATGCCAAAACTACAGAGGTTTCTAACGAAGCTCTACTACCTTACTGGAATTGATTTGAAGGGACACTCTCAtggttataattataaatgGGTGATCATAAAGTTGGAGTACAAGAAATCATAATCGCATCCAATCCCTAGACAGGTAAGATGCAAACAGTTATGAATGGTGCATGGATAATGCCAGACTAATACATGTGAAAAATCCAATCAGATACTAgaggtaagaaaataaaattaaaatgttagttTAAACACCTGAAATTTCTTGGTCAATATTCATGTAAGTTGGAGGTAATCAATCAAAGACTGTTTACCTGAATGGAAAGCCAGATTGCTTCCATAACCATAATATCCTCGAGATCCAGGTCAAATTCATCATccctataaatttaataaacatttGATATACAAATTAGAACAATGGCAATCTGAAAGAAAATCAGAATCAGTTTAAGAATGTTATTGAGCCTAGTATAACAAGCTGCTGAACTGGAAATATGGTATTACATATGCTATTCTGAGTGCTGGTGCTgataaaatctataaaaaaaagggtaaaacaaCAATCTGAGGAACAAGCTATCTGACATCATGTAATAAGGAACTGTTGACAcatttgatttagaatttgaagtcaacaaaccataacaaaacTTACAGTCATTCTAACCTATGCCTTcccttgattaaaaaacaaactctgAGTCCCAATGAGATACAGCATGCATTgaagcttttgttttttctttttctagagAGACTTAACAGTGCAAAGCAGTTGTGACACTGCTATCTTCTCTCCTTCCTTTCATTCCATCACCACAGGAACTCCATGATTCAGGAACAGGTAAGGAATACAAAAATCATATCCAGGGGAGGGGGGGCAAGAGACGCAATATACCTGTTCGCTCCAGCGTGCGGAGGACGTCTGCTTGAGTATTGAGACGAAACGATTTCCCCACTTTCCACAGGAGTCGTATCGGATGGAACTGGGAGAGAGGATTGGAGAGGAGAATAAAAAGTATAACTATCACAGTAACCATGACATAAGCATAGGAGTGGATATCAGAATTTCAAAGAGAGGATACCAGTTGTTGGCCCACATTCAAGCTCCCCTGGTTCAATATTAGCACTTGACGAACTCACATCTAGTCTTTTCTGCATTCTCTCTTCTTCATCCTGAAGCTCCTGCTGTCGCATCCTAATTTTCGCTTCTATAACACGCTGTTCTTCCTGCAGAAAATGAAGAAATGCATATAAATCTCAACCACCATGTGGAAAATATAAGCACACAGTTcaccaaataacaaaaattaggGCTTGTATGCCAATCAAATCTTACAATCTGCTCCAAACCCTTTTCCTCCTTTGTTTTCACACCTCGATACTCCACAGCATAATTTGAGGTTTTGCAAAATGGACATCTGATAACATTAAGTACCACAAGCATAGAAATATGGCTTCATGAGGAATAAGATGATGACAGTCAAATTAAGCAAATAtgcaagtaaattaaaaaacatatataataataataataataataaagaatgaaggATACTGGGTAGGACGAGTTGAATTAGGATTCTTCATCTGCAGAAAACACTCTGGTACAGAGAACACTGATCAAATTGTGTACATGATATGAATAACTAACTTTGCATGTCAAATTGCAGAAATCAATTGGCAATTACCTGTACAAATGCCCTTCATGCAACATCTTGATCGGTTGAGACTCGGATAATactaagaaagaaacaaaacaaaagtgcCAGATTGGTCACACCAACAATATATAACATCGTCTAATACCATTCAATCTAAGCTTTAGGAAATCAATTATTTCTCCTTGGTCAACGAGTAAACAAAGGGAGAGGAAAAACCATGgtatcttaaaataattttcctaGGTCTCtcaaaaagaagggaaagaatCGATCAAATGCtattttctcaagaaaatattaatgagaATATACAAAAAGcaattcctttctttttcttcagctTGGCAAGCAACTAAACACAGTGGAACTgagcaaaacaaaatcataataaacTTGAGGGAAAAAAGGACAGGGAAACAAAGATAGTGATAGAAATACAGACCAAGAAACAGATTGGGCATTCCTCATGATCATTACAGCTGTCTTCATCCCCTGGAAAACAAGGGGCAAGCTTGGATTCGAGAATGAGCTTTCTCAGCTTTTTATGGTCCACATCTTTATGAACATAGAGACCTTGTGGTCTTGTATACCTCTCATCCACCACTTGTCTCCTTCTCCCCAGCTTATTCCCCATCCAGTACTCCCAAGAATTCCCTTCTACtcagtttttgtttgttttctcaattaaaaaaaaaacaaattaaccataACAAGAAAAAGCATTTCTCTTCCAATCACTATCTCGGtaaacttatttgaaatacattAATCTGCAACACCAAAAAATTATCCATATTTAAAACCCTATTTCATTCTCTCAAGACAAAATAGACTTTCCCCTCCATTCACTTCCAATTTAAAGCACAAAATCATCACCACAAAAACCTGCAAGAATTGAATAAACACAAAGAAGCAACAAAAATTActatttgaaagaaagaaacaaataatcacaacattcaaaaccctaacccttCATCACATAAAAGCATCCACTATAACCAATTCACAGCACAATTTGCTATTTGCTATATTTCGAAACATCTCCAAAGCCCTAGATACTACGAAAATCAAAAgttcaccataaaaaaataaaaaataaaagaaaaacgcTAGCAGTTTATCTCCAaaattcaaacaagaaacagaaattgaaagaaacaagaagaattCACATTAAGAACTAACCTGTTCGAGATCTCCAACGtgaaatgaaagagagagagagagagatatggaGAGATCGAGAGATTTGTAACAACAAGAGAAACAAAATCAGAACATTCTCTGATTTATACTTATATACAGAGAGAGAGtttcccttttccctttttatttttatttttaatttgttttcaacttGTAATTATGGTTATTTTCATCAAACATACACAAATGTGTGTGGGTGTTGAAGAATACACATACGTGACTtctgtctctttttttaatgatccaACAAGGAGTTGTGTTTTATccctgttgaattttttttttttgttaataatgcAATTCGGTCCCATGACtctccaatttattttaatttggtatctctattatttccttttgttttataagatTTGCTTtgtaagttattgtttttttattaacgtgaatgTCTGGGCCAACTTGCGTGTACTTGACTAATCCCACAAGCCCTAAAATTAATCactatataagcctccagtggccctgaggtttgtgagactcgaactagtgataTCTAAAAAGCGCATCtaaaacctgaccagttgagctacacccctcaaGATTCTTTGTAagttattgttattaatattactaaGATTTCTTCTGTAAAATATagtaattcttttgtttttatggtctttacttttaaaattaaaatcctcTCCCATGAATAGGTACAAAAGGACAGAGTTATAGAAACAAGAGGTACTGGAGGatgtaatgataaaaaaaattaattttaggggatcaaatcatcaaacaaagaaatattaaagagttgagggaccaaataaatttattttttctttttttagagtgCTTGGCGATAGATAAAAAGAGAATGAAGGAATGATATAGAGAAGGAAGGCACGAAAGGGTAGAGTACCGAACGAGGAAAAGAATCAAAGATCATCATCCATCAAAGTTTCAACTAAGTGGGTCCATGTGTTTTGTAATCCtataaagaaagaaacgaaAACGCGATGTTGGTTCGCGTGTAATACACGTGCTGACTGAAATGATATTAgcaaatttaggttttttattacatgtaaaaatacatttttgaattaatttgtatattaatcaaaattaaatattttcttataattttaaagattgtATCTTTAGTATCAACATAATATATTCTAGAAATTTATTTGGTATTAATCTTAACTTGATAATtactaaaaagaaattttacgataataagatttaaattatgatattttataagttatttttgtgtcaatttaaaaaaataaaaaatatatataaataaagatatttttaaaaatagataattaatttcatcttctattttcagtttatatttgtcttttctttAGTAGATACAAAAGGTAAGTAAGAGGATGTAACTAATTTTCATGTTCTATCTTGTTTATAACAAGGAGGAGACGTGTCTTGTTCTTGACACGGAATGCCTTAAAAATTGAGATATTGCCTACTCGCTTTCCATTACTGCCACACGTTTATTGCTTTGGCTTATTATATTACAAatactaattttaattaaagtactaataatgattatttccttacttaataaaaaaaaacaactaacatGAAAGGCAAATTTATTGTAGCcatatacataattttttatttaccactataataaaatgatatttttaccattcactaaaaaaatcataagtcttagttttaagggtattttagttatttttacagtatattaatcatttaataattgtataagaatatttatatcttttatataatttttaaacaattaaattatttaattactcctaatttaaaaaaaaaattatataaccaTTTTTGCCTGCGGTCAATGAGAAATGAACAATTCACCCAaaggtatttttgttttttcaaataggtTTTATGGTGAATCACATATTCATAGGGAGTAATTTGATtccttttcttaaaatattaattttttattatttaaaattattggtgTGTTTATCCAGCGTTAGCGTATAGGAGACGTCATGCCCTTTAGGCGGCGTGTGCGGCGCTTTCCAGTGATCGAACAAGCACTTTCATCATCTCATTGGATGTGCAAccactttctttttcattaagtACGCTGTATGTCgatcttattcttttgatttttattttttctatccttttatataagttttatttatttttaatttagttttttaattttaatttgatatttttttttccattcggtctttattgttttgatttctgaattttttactagatctttttgtgaattttttttttcaatttcatcctcaattctaatttgttatatagatatttttcaatttgttccatcttcttttgatttctagttttttctttggctcttttgttagggttttggtggttttcaattccatccttcaatctaagtttgttatattttttttctaatttggtcctcatatttttaatttttttttaattttgttatttttttgttttcaatttaaccttatgataaaagaattgtttgtgccttctaatttatttatttttaccctcattcttttaattactttattttattttcaatcctttcatttaattgggttttttttccccgatttcatcatttggcatttgatttgttgagaatttaacttctCGGTTTTCTCATATATGATGATCCATGTCACGGTTTTTTAAAGTTATCTATAGCATAGCTTTCAAACTTGACTTGGGGGTCAACCCGGGACAAGACACGGGTCATGAGTTAAGTGGGTTGACCCAAGTTAGGTTGtttgacccgagtcaactcttttttgaaacatataaaaatgacatcatttaaaaaaaaactaaaaaggataaaagagTTTTTAGTAGGTTTTTCAGAGCTAATTGGGTTGCGGGTCAATGCTATTTTTTACTAGATCATACCGAGTCAATCCTCCCCCAGTTtgtttcaaacccaaaaaaataaactaaaaaagggggaaaaaccAAGCAAATCTAGATGAACTTTTTAAGCTCTGGTAAATCTCTTAAAATCACAAACCGTTAAATTTCAAACCTAAActcaatcaatataaaaaaaaatcaatattgaaggatgagataaattaatttaattaaaaaaaattcttgttaaaaaagaaagatctaACAAagagcattaaaaaaattaaggcaaTATTAgcccaatttaatgttgaaggatgaaataaattaatttaatctaatcaatttttttaaaaaaaagaggtagatctagcaaagataaaaaaaaaaaaaaaaactgaggcaACCTGTGTTACTctaaaaaagttagaaaagtCCCTttgaaagtggaaaaaaaattggatgatcaaacaaaaaacattaagcCAAACCAACTTAACTTTAATAACTCGTGGCCTGAGATATGAGATATGAGATACGTATAAcctcacaaaaataaataagaacaaaTCACGAAACGTAAGGCCTAATAAgtcaatgtcaaatgatgaaaatgaaaaaaaataaaaagaattaaaaaaacagaacttAAACCAAGCTAATCATTGAAACTGGTAAACTGGATTATGATTGAAGAAGGTAAACATGAAAAACTaacgaagcaaaattctcaatcataaaaaaaaaggactaaatCATGCACAAAAaagtaattgaaagaaaataattagggattaaattgaaaaacaaaatgaatgaaaaaaaagataaaaaaaagagcaatacaaaaatgaggactaaaattggaaacaaaacaaaattaaattataaaggatgaaataaaaaaaaattaatgcaaaggataaaaaaataacaataaaaaaaataatgactaaattgaatataaaaattatgaaataaaatgcagttagatgaaattgaaacaaaaaaaattcaagaagctttaaaatcaaaacaaataaaaatcataaaaataaggaccaactttaaaacaaatacaaactatAGGACACATCTGAATTTTTAAAGGCTCGATATGAAAACTAATgcacaagagagagaaaagaaggggatGAGGAAAAACTTTCATCACCGCCGAACTGCCACCAACTAGGCTAAACACGCTACACCAACAGCTGCGCTGCCACTTGACACGTCGGATAATACGAAAGTCGATGGATTTTGACCATCTTAATATGTCCCACCCACCTCCTGATGGGGGGGGGGATGACGCGGTAACGCGTGCATAGCAAGCGTTAAcctttaatattgatttattaatattttaataattcaaattacTAAAAAGCCGAGGATGATGACGCGTGTGTAGCACACATCAACCTTTtctattgatttattaatattttaataattcaaattacTAAAAAGCCCTTGAGGGCATcctaatattacaaaaaaaaaacatgttattttactgtagaaaaaaatatacatgcaaataaagttgaaaaataaacaaaagtccCTGAACAAAATATCTATTCTCTTAGCTTTGAAAGGTGACAAAGtaacaactatatttttatctcccaaaaaaacaactataaactTCACTTAGGTATCATCACATAAGCAATCAACCAAATACATAACTCATTGTACACACATTTTCCCAACCaaagatatgttttaaaaaaaattcaacaatttgTTGTGATTAATGTAAAcaaattatttgtaattatctgaattatttattaatataattcatgCATGACACTATTAATGTTTTCGAGGATAATAATATCTTCGAATGAGTTTATgaattaactatataaaaaaaaatttctagataattttaaaaacatattttttacatgGAACTAATGAACAgatgaaataataatacaatCCAGGCTGAAGAGTGGTGCCTGCAGGCTTAACATCAGAGGAGTTGCAATTTTCTCCTCCCCTGTTATCGCCAACTCCAtaatgctttctttctttacacacacacaattGGTTAGTTACTACTACTCTAATGGTAATTCAAgcaccttaattttttaaaaaaaattctaattttttttttaattttaacctttaatattttattaattttgaattgattgttataatttatttttatttattttctataaagttattgtagttttaaacaaatatatcagTATTTGGCTGgtgcttaatttttacaagcgtttatttttgttatcatatcattaaataaaaaatattataaaaaataaagtatttaaaccaactAGAGTTCATGATCCAGATCGCGGGTTTTACGAATTAAGACGTGAAGCCtaagttgaaattttttaaaagccaaACATGTTTTTACTGGTCGTCCTGGTTGTTTTTAGACTTGCCAATTCAACTGTGTCGCCTAGAGTCAACTTCCGTGtggattaattttaaactcagggTAGGTAAGGAATCGAGTTGAAAGGTTTCAAGGTTGACATTTTAAgtcgagtttaataataataccagatagttttttattttattttgtctgccaatttttttctttcatttgaatacttattggatttttttattatcaattttattctttaatatttggttgattttgaattaatatttataatttattttagtttattttctatgagcttattacaatttcaaacaaaaaatttaacatttggTTGATACTTAATTTTGcgagcatctatttttattatcatatcattaagtaaaaaataatttaaaaaattgttaaaccaATTGGAGTCTATGATCTAGGCTACAAGTTTGGTAGGTAAAACTGTAAAGCTCGGGTCAAttttgtctcaatattaaaaaatatagtcttgaattttttttttaaaatcaaaccaagCTTTTCACCGATTATCCGGATTGTTTTCGAACCAATCAAGCTGGTTGAGTTATATTGATGCACTCTTacacgatttaatttaaaaatcagactaaataaaaagttaaattgagagtttttaaaattcacttgtTATACACTGTGTAACAACCAAAGAATTTTCCATAAACATACGTATTTTTTtaggttcaattttttttttaattatttaggtttattttttatttttttaatttaatccacaTAGCGTGCGTAAGGAAACTAGTAGAGGCTAAAAGTGAATACAATACAATTATAAAAGGCCAAAGCCTAGAAGGCTAACGCGCTACATCCATAACGGCAGTTTCATTTGATGGTAAATCCCCAAATAATAAGAGCCACCCAACCATCCAACTACATTCACTTCACCGCCCTAAcgattatttattacttattttaattattttatttaaagaactaGATTTAACAATAGAAAATAACCACCCTTTTCTAAAATTGAAATCTAAACCTTCCAAGTAAAATCCCCAAATTGTAATATtcatatttgtattatttgtatCTGTCAATTTTAAATTATCCTGTGATATAGAAATACGATAatgattacttttcaaagtattttttactaaaaaatatattaaaataatatttttttcttaaaaaaattatttttgatatcaatatattaaaatgatatgaaaacactaaaaaaatattaattttaagtaaagaaaaaaataaaaaaaattattttattttaaaatacttttaaaatataaaaatagttagCAAATAGTTGGATAAATTGGAGATATCCATGGACATTTAGCTGAATTTACACATTGACTTTAGTGAGCGAGGCCCGCTGACGAACACAGAACCATATTGCTTTTCCAAAATAATATATCCATGCGAGGCCCACCCCCGTTCAGAGAAGAAAGCAGTTCCATATTTTCActccaaaaataaagaaagcagTTTGACGTTCGAAGAACCCCAGTGGATACTTCGTTT is a window encoding:
- the LOC7459113 gene encoding E3 ubiquitin-protein ligase DA2L, which codes for MGNKLGRRRQVVDERYTRPQGLYVHKDVDHKKLRKLILESKLAPCFPGDEDSCNDHEECPICFLYYPSLNRSRCCMKGICTECFLQMKNPNSTRPTQCPFCKTSNYAVEYRGVKTKEEKGLEQIEEQRVIEAKIRMRQQELQDEEERMQKRLDVSSSSANIEPGELECGPTTVPSDTTPVESGEIVSSQYSSRRPPHAGANRDDEFDLDLEDIMVMEAIWLSIQENGRQKNPLCGDAAPPAQYTMEARYVTPAMAPPLAGSSSSPSGGLACAIAALAERQQTGGESIVHNSGNMPSFNMLPSTSSFYNRLEQDADNYSPAQSSSNVLPDCRMIVTRDDGEWGADRGSDAAEAGTSYASSETAEDAGGISSLLPPPPPTDEIGGSFQNVSGPIPESFEEQMMLAMAVSLAEARAMTSGPQSAWQ